Below is a genomic region from Lonchura striata isolate bLonStr1 chromosome 28, bLonStr1.mat, whole genome shotgun sequence.
CTTCCCGGGCATCCCGGGAAGAACGGCTGGCCAGCGGGCAGGGATGTGACCCACGAGCCACCGGCACGGCGTGGCAGCACCCCGGGGCTCGTCCCGCTGCGTCCCCCCACCCGCTCTGCCAGCCTGCCACCACTGCTGCTCATCCTGCGCGTCCCTTGGTCCCCAAAGCAAGAACCCCACGCCTGCGGCGAGCCAGCGGCTTCGTCTCCTTAATGAGCTTTTAATGAGGGGCGTGAATCAGTGACCCCTTCCGCCGTGGGGAGGTCACGGGTGGCAGTGCCACCGTCCCCACGGCGGGGTGGCCAAAGCCGCCGTTCCCGGCTCAGCCCCACTGAGTCACGGTGTCCTGCCACCGGGCTGGATTTATCCCGGAGCGGGCGGCGAGGATTTGGGATGAGCCCGTGCCACGGGCGAGGCGCCACGACGAGCCTCGAGCGAGGCCATGGCCACCAGAGCATCCTCAGggctcctgatgtccccagcGGTGCCACCAGGGCTGTCCCCTGAGTGCCACCAGCTCCGCGACACCAGTGGCTGATCCTCCGGACACCGAGAACGTGGGCTGGACACAAGGTGCCCGTGGGGTGCATCCACGTGCCAAGCTCCTCGTGGAAAAGGGAAGCAGCAGGGTTTGCACCCCGAGATTCGCCGGGCACGCAGGGGAAGCTGCCTCTTAGTcactgccacaggcagggagagaggaaCCGAGCTGGGAAAACAAGAAGTCACAGCTGCCAGTGCCtgtccccaaacctgccccTGTCCCCGAGGAACTCCCAGGGGCCCCCGACAGGCAAaaacaagaattaaaaaaaaaaaaaaaaaaaaaaaaagaaataaagagagaaagaaaacagatttaaaaaggaaaaaggaggaggaggaggagggtttGACGTGTATTTTTAGTTGCTTAGCACAGCCCTGAAGTATTTCGGCAGCCACTCCCTCCGCGTCGCTGGTGTGTAACTATTCCTGTGCTGCCTCCTCGGCGAGGCTCAGAAGTTCTGAGTCACCGTGGGGCGGTCAGAGACACAAACCCGGGGCTGCCACCAGCTCCACTGCCACCAAAATATCCTGGGAAGGGTTTCCAGGGCGGCCTTTGCTGGGTCTTTCCATGCCCAGGCTCTGCGCCCACCCACGCCGGCAGCCAGGCTCAgacttttcttcctcctctctgcttGTTGCTTTTATCTCGCTCCTCCCtgttctaatattttttttttttcgttgtTGTTTTTAGCCTGCCTGCGCTgccacagggcagtgacagccCCAGATGTTCATTTTTGGGGCAGAAAAGCCCGAAGTGACAGCTGAGCGTCACATCAGCGCCCTTCCACGGAGCCACCTGCCACCCAGCTGCCCTTTGCGGGGGGACAAAAATATCCCTGCAGaggtggaaaaaggaaaagggggaagCAGGCAGGGAATGCTGCTAAAGCCCGTGGTGTAATTAAACAAATGCAGAACTTAACGAGCTCCATCACCTGACCCCAGGAGATAAGGAGCACTTGGAGGACTCTACCCCGAGCTGGAGCCAAAGGTCCCATTGTTGCAGTCGGGATTTCTCCTGCCAGAAAAGACCTTaaatcccagcagggctggagctgtttCCCTTTCCAGCAGGGAAGCCACAGCACACGGAGCCTCTGTGGCTGGAGGGATCCCAAGGGAGGGAGCAGGTCGGGAAGGGAAAGTCTGACACAGCCTGGGCTTTGTTAAAATGCcacaggagttttccaggagggagGACACATCACCCCATCCCCTGGAATTGGCTCCCTGGGATGAGCAGCCCCACGGAGAAGACGTGGCCGGTGCTGGAAATGGAATGTTCAGGGTTTTTTCCCTGATCCCAGGGCTCAGGGAAGGGCTCCGGGTCGGGCAGGGCCCGGCAGCatcacagacacacagagggagGCGGCTGGAAGAGGCTGGAGATTTATTCTCACTCACCACTGCACCCAGTTctagaaacattaaaaaaataagtctaTAAAAGCATGTTCTTCACTCCATTTCAGTACAGTGGCGATGGCAGAGGCTCCACCATGAGAACCAGTTGtacaaaccccaaacctgctcAAAACAAGTCACAAAATCagttttcccccccaaaatgcAGCTGTTTCATCCATCCAGGGGGGAGAATTGAGGCACACCCAGAGCTGTTTCTTCCCCCCGTGTGCTCAGCTGGGATCAGCCAGGATATTCCGAGGGTGTGTTTTGCTCATGGGATGGAAGACTGGAGTAACCTGacctgggaattcccaggagTTCTCTGAACCTACAGGAGGGACACGTTCACACGCTGGCCTGAGTCCCCGAGGGAAGATAATTGGTGGCTGGGGAAGGAAGTGACAGGTACAGCCAGTGAGGTCAATCACCAGGTGCTGGGAGAAATTAGGTTGGGAAATATCATCAGAGTTCAGGACTCGGTGTCACAGCAGAAGGGAGAGAGTTTGCAAAGCAGGGGGGGGAAATAAATCCCTGTAAATCAACTCAGgttgctgtttaaaaaaaaaaaaaaatttcaaaatctcCCATGAGGAACAAGGGGCGCACCAGcctcatgcaaaaaaaaaagaaaaaaaaaaaaaaccctgttccTGTGAAGGAAACTTCTAATCTGAAGTCAAATTAGCAATGAACTAATTGGGAAATGCTCATTTGTCACAAAGCTCTCTTGGGAACAAGCCTTGAAGACCAATGTTCATCCCTCCCTTAAGCCACTGGAGAAACAGAACTCACTggccaggagaggaaaagcaataGCTTAAAAGTTtgttggttaaaaaaaaaaaaaaccaaacctttaGGACTATTCACGTACAGACACAACATCCTCAAGTTCAGTGTTTTTAAACCAAAACACATTTGTTACAAACAAAACAAGTTTCCCAAGTttcaagtattaaaaaaaaatccaaaaaaatccaagcaatcCAGAAAGTGTTTGCCTTCATTCTGGTACCtccaaacaggaaaatattttaaattaaacccGGTAAACCTGAAAAATTCACTCTCAGGAGAAGGCAGACCCTCGGTCCTTAACCATggacaaaatttttaaaaagtatttccaATGATTTACTGACTACAAGGAGTGAAAACTCCACCAGATTAAAGCGTGAGGGGCTTCCAAAGGAAGGTGATTTGGGCTCTCTGATGGAAGAGTAGGGAAAGGGAACGTTTTTGGACAACCCTGAGGTGACAAAACCCAAACTgtccctggccctcactgcttGGCTGATTGCCTGCctggctttttttcctgctggccTCTTCCACTGCCCGGAATTCCTCGGCCACGGCCACCAAAAACACCTGTGGGGCAGAAAGGAACAGGAATCAGCATCCCTGTGGGCCAGCAACGCCTTACAGCTTCAGTTATTCATGTTTTACCCAAAAACTCGCTTATTTTTGAGTCTTAGCAGCAGAAATGTGACTTTCTGACTTCTCCTTTCCCAGTCCCAGAGCTTTATTTAGGAGGTGCATTAACTCATCCCCCCATCAGCAGCAAGTTCAGCAGTGTCTCCCTGCCGTGTCTGTCTCATGATTAATGTTAATCTCGTGGTAAAATGAAGtttctccccccaaaaaaaagccacaaatttAAAATCCAGGTGGGAAGGTGTCCCCTGAGAGCTGTGAGGGCAACGCAAAAAGTGGACAGAGCAATCCCTGATTCTGGGCACAGGACAGCAGGGGTTTATTTTGGGAGGCTGCAAAGTGAGATGAGcatcccaaaaacccaaaaacccaaaaacccacgggagctgctgagcccagcccgcagatttccccccaaaaatttcaTCCTAGGGACAAAGTGATGTGGATCCGCCCTGCTTCCCAAAAGGCAGAGCCCAAAGGAGACCCAAGCCAAGCACAAGAGCTTCTCTAGAGGAGGAGACCTGCCCCAACCAGAGGCAAAACACAAATTATTCCCAACCCTGCAGTGCTTGGGATGCTCCTCCTGGAGCAAAGGCTGGGGACCTTTGAGTTTGGCAAGCAAGAAGTCAAAGGAGGAGGATTAGGAGTGTCAGGAACAATAATCCTTTCAACTGTGAGCACAATTACAGCTTCCCTCCTGCCCGTTGGCCTCCCAACAAAATtgtcctgccttttttttttttttttctttcttttttttttttatccctttccctcctcccttctCGTCTTGGTAATGAGAGCCAAACCTTTGAGTTAATTAGCAAATGCCAAAGCTTCCCTTGAAAATATTCCATCAGCAAACCGAGGCTGCACGTGGGAACAGCAGGAGCTCCACCTTGGAGCTCCCCACGAGGTGGGCACTGCCACAGCAGGGAAAACAACCTGGTTTTGGTGTttatcccccccaaaaaaccctaaaaaaccgCCCTGCCGAGGCAAAGGCGAGGAggggaacaaaaataaaagggaaaaggaaaggtcAGTTCTGCCTGCTGGGAGTTtccaggggatttggggagaaggagctgctgggaatggCCCCAGGTCCTGCCAGGATTCCTGGCACGGCCAGAGCTCGGGCAGCTCTCCAGGGAGGATTCACAAATCCCTGTCCCCAAAAATTTAACTCGGGGTTTCGAAGCTCTGACTGCAGGGGAAGCCCGGGCCGagagcagccccggggctgtggggtgaccacaaatcccaaaaatgTGGCATtagggcagagcagaggaacagctcccagcagggtAATTTGGGGGAAAGAGGAGCAGCATGTCCCCCAGCTGAAGTGCCCTGGGATCCCCTAACCCCATGGAATGGGAAGGGCTGTTTTGGTGACCTACTTCTTCTGAAGTGGCAACCTCCCCTTTATCAGAAACATGAATTATTCATCTTTCAGGAGCAGCTCAAACCCTCACatagttttgccttttttttttttttttttttaaatataaatacattaaCAAATCAAGAAACCCAAAGCTCCATTTTAAAGGGGGagaagatgattttttttttttctctcaccGCAATGGGCAAAGCCTGGTTTATTTTCACTATTTTCACCCAGAACTgccttttgttttccccttgGGCCTTGCTAAGCTACAGTTCTGCAGGGCCACGCTCCTGAAcgaggcaggaggagctgaaatAGTCAAGTTCAGACTCTCTTAAGCTGCTGCCCAACCCCAGGAACGAGGGAGGCCCATCCCTGGCACGAATCCTCCCTGTTCCTTGGCACTCGTTCGACTGGATCCTGCTCAGGAACTGCCCCAGCTTCTCCCAGACACAGCCCAGCCTTTaaaacagagcagcaggagccgcTCCTTGCACAAGAGGGGAATTTTTAAAGGCAGGGATCCCTCCCTCTCCAAAcacagggggaaaaataaataagatttttttaccTCGTCCAGCCCCTCCAACCCCACggcccttctgctgcttctgctgctgcatcccACCACGGCCTCTGCCCTTGGACACCACCTCCTCCTTCACCATGTCGATGATTTCGTCGGGGATCCGCAGGTATTTGATGGTGCTGCCACGGATGTAGCACTCCGGCATCCTCCAGAACTTGTCCCCGTCCTGTTGGGGAGCCACACGTGAGGCCACGAGCAAAAACTCATGGTTTTGGGTCAATTTGAGGGATTTTGAACTTGTCTCCATCTTCTTGGGGAGCAACACGTGAGGGCACAAGCAAAAACTGATGGTTTTGGGTCACTTTTAGGGGATTTTGAATTTGTCCCCGTCCTCTTGGGGAGCCATATGTGAGGGCACAAGCAAAAATTGCTGGTTTTGGGTCACTTTTAGGGGATTTTGAACTTGTCCCCATCCTGTTGGAGAGCCACACGTGAGggcacaaaaaaaccctgctggTTTTGGGTCACTTTTAGGGATTTTGAATTTGTCCCCGTCCTGTTGGGGAGCCACATGTGAGGGCACAAATAAAACCTGCTGGTTTTGGGTCACTCTGAGGGATTTTGAGCATTTCTGGAGAGGGCAAGAGCTGCAGCAGTCCTTGCTGGGAGCATTATCTGTAACCAGCTGTGAAAAATGTTCGTTCAACTCCACAAAACACAGAGCCCCACAATCAACTTTTAGTTTCAATTTGTCCCACAGCTCCCTCAAACACTGGCAGAAAATGTcagaggaagagggggaggaaaCAAGGCCCTTCTGCCCTTCCCACACGAGGAGGGAATTGAAAGTGGGACAAGAGACACGAGTTAAAAACAGTGGTGAACAACCAAttctggtaaaaaaaaacccaaaaaaaattgcagctgTGGCCAGGATTCTTGTCCAGCTGGGAGCCACCCCACTCCTTCTCTCCTCTGGGGTGTGGAAGGAGCAGCGAggcagctctggagccagctggcTGTGGGATGTGAGCAGCTGAGGGGAATAAGGAGCTCgcttattatatatttattaaaaaaaattaaaaataaaaaccttcagGTGCCCAGTTTCGGAGCAGCCACCTCGCTGAGCTGCTTTTCAGGCagtttaaggatttttttggggtacCACGAGCTTCCCTAGGACTCATCCCAGCGGGTGGCTGTGGGAATGAGAACCCCGAGCTGAACAACAACTGCCTGGCCATGATGTAAGTGGGAGGAGGGACTGGGAGccggctccagctgcagctgggatggctccagcccagccatccTCGCGTGGAGCAGGcgcctgcagcatcccaggagaggaggagaaaccAGCacgccccagccctgctctccgGGGACGCCTCCCCACGCCCCAGCAGTTatttggggcagctctgcctgcacggGCAAGCCCAGGACgggggcagaggagcagcaatTCCCCTCCCAGgagacaccccaaaccccaccctgCCTGGGATGCGCCCGGCTGCTCCTTGGCTCGGGATGCAGgaagggatggagctgcaggcgCTTCCTCGTTCCGGCCTCTCCCGGGTAAACAGGCGGCTCCCGGCTCGTTGTCCCGTGCCATCTAGCGGCCAGtccaccagtgccaccagtgccaccgGTCCAAGGCACAGATTCCATCCTCGCCCGGcgttttttggtgggtttggaGGCAGCCGAGGCCGCTGCGCTGCGTGCCGGGCGGTGGAGtggtggaatggtttgggttgggatgAAAAGATCGTCCCAGTTCCGCTCCTCCCACCAGctcaggtggctccaagccctgtccagccacagctgctctgggaatttcATCCCAAACCCTCAGCACCTTCACAGGGAGGAgtttcctccccaaaatcccacctaaCCCTGCCCTCGCTCCGTCCTGTCATTCCATCCCTTGTCCAAAGTTTCTCTCCGTGGTTTTGTCAGCCCCTTCAGGGTCCAATTAAGTGACCCCAGAGCTTCTCACAaccccagttctcccagccttttcccacaggagagctgctccatccctctgatcatcctgGACTCGCTCCAACACCCCCACGTCCTCCTGGGTGATCCCTCCCAGTAaaacctgggctgctgctcttcccaggcAGAGCACTGAGCCTTTGGAAGCAAatttccaaggaaaaggaaTCATCACCTGTGTCCTGGGCACGGGTGAGGCTTTGCTGTCACCTCCTCTGAGCCGCCCTCCCGCTAAATTCAACAGTCGTTCCTCGCCCCACCATGACCCAACCTCAAATtccaaaattccaccccaaaactccctgcAAACCCCACTCAGGGCATCCCCTCTGTCACACCACTCCAAACTCCTGTCGTGGAGACAACGGGAACTACAAACAGGGGATTTGCAGGGGGAATTTTGGAAGAACAAGGATCTGGcactccagggctgggaaagcaCAAAAACAGCAGCTGGATTTCCATCCAGCTGTGCTTCCCACAGGGACGAGACCAGACACTTCTGGTGGAGGTCAAAGCCCAGAACACAGATCCCAATCTCCTGGAGCAACTTTGGCCAAGGGCAAAGGTCCCAGACAGCCTCAGGGGGGGTGAACTCGGTTGGATGTGGAGAGGGGAGGGAATAAAAGAGTTTGAAGGGAATAAAAGAGTTTGGAGGGAATAAAAGAGTTTGGATGGAATAAAAGATTTTGGAGGGAATAAAAGAGTTTGTGGTGTTTGAGGCTGCCTGGGACAGGTAAAGGCTCTGTTTTTTGGGAAACCTGAACCAGTGTCACAGCACGTGGCCCCCCAATCCTCACCCAGGGGGAAGAGGGACCCCAGCCCCTCATCCTGTGATGTGCAGTCACCCACAGACATACACGAGGCTGCTC
It encodes:
- the LSM4 gene encoding U6 snRNA-associated Sm-like protein LSm4 codes for the protein MLPLSLLKTAQNHPMLVELKNGETYNGHLVSCDNWMNINLREVICTSRDGDKFWRMPECYIRGSTIKYLRIPDEIIDMVKEEVVSKGRGRGGMQQQKQQKGRGVGGAGRGVFGGRGRGIPGSGRGQQEKKPGRQSAKQ